In Dehalococcoidia bacterium, the genomic stretch CCGCCCATAGATTGGGAGCGGGTGGAGGCGTCCCCGGTGCGCTGTGCCGATCCCGAGGCCGAAAAAAGGATGATCGCCGCCATCGACGCCGCCCGTGAGGCGGGGGATACAGTGGGGGGTATTGTGGAGGTGGTGGCCGAGGGGGTGCCCATCGGCCTGGGGAGCCACGTGCAGTGGGACCGACGCATAGACGGGCGCATCGCCCAGGCCCTGATGTCCATCAACGCCGTCAAAGCCGTCTCCATCGGCGACGGGTGGGAATCGGCCAGCCTGCGGGGGAGCCAGGTGCACGATGTCATTGAGCCGGTAACCGACCCCGCCCGCCCCTGGCAACGCAAGACCAACCGCGCCGGGGGCACCGAGGGGGGAATGACCAACGGCATGCCCCTGCTGGCCCGCTTTGCGGTGAAGCCCATCTCCACCCTGGCCAAACCCTTGCCCTCGGTAGATTTGTGGACGGGGGAGACGGTGCAGGCCCACTACGAGCGCTCCGATGTGTGCCAGGTGCCCGCCGCGGGTGTCATCGGCGAGGCGATGGTGGCCCTGGTGCTAGCCGACGCCTTCCTGGAGAAGTTCGGGGGCGACCACCTGGAGGAGGTGCGGCGCAACTACCAGGCTTATCTCCAGACCATCGGCCCTCGGGGACGGCGTGGATAGGCACGCGAATGCCGATGCCCTGGCTCGCCCGCAGGAGGCCTCCCGCGGGAGGACCGCAGACAGACCCTAAACCCCATCGTCGCCATCCTTCCGTCTCTGCCGGAGGGGGAGAGGGTGAGCCTAGGAGGCTCCTACGCCCCTCGGGCGGGCCGACCTGGGCACCGACTTGGACATCGTGGTGATCGTGCGCACCCGCGAAGGGTTCGTGGAGCGGGTGCCACGCCTGTATGGGTTGCTGGCCGTCCCTGTGGATATGGATGTGCTCTGGTACATCCCCAAAGAGTGTGCACCGATGCGGGAGCGCCCCTTTGTGCGTCGCCTCTGACAGGACGAGCGGGTGCTTTAGGTGAGGAGAACCCTGTAAGGCGGGATGGCGCGGGCTGGAGCAGGCCTAGTAGGGGTCACGGACAGTCGCTGTGTGCAGTGCCCCCGTCGGAACACCCCTTCCCGATCTGTTACGATATCTCTGCACGCGTTGCGCCAATTCCCAACGGAGAGACACACAGAAAGAGCGTTCTCCATGAAGCCCCACCTTATCCTTATCGGCTTCTCGGGCACCGGCAAGTCCGCCATAGGACGGGAGGTCGCCCGCCTCCTGGGATGGCCTTTCGTGGATACCGACCAAGAAATAGTGCGACGGGCCGGCAAGCCTATCGCTGCTATCTTCGCCCAAGAGGGGGAAGAGGCCTTCCGCACCCTGGAGACCCAGGTCCTGGCCGACGCCCTCGCCTCCCCCCAGCCCACCGTCATCGCCACCGGCGGGGGGGCAGTGCTCCGCGAGGCCAACCGCCAACACATGGCCCAGGCGGGGGTGGTCATCTGCCTGGAGGCCCGGCCCGACACCATCCTCCAGCGCCTCGTCCAGGCCGAGGACGAGGTGCGCCCTCTGCTGGCGGGCCCCCAACCCCTGGAACGCATCCGCACCCTCAAGGCCCAGCGCCAGCCCCTCTACGCCCTCGCCGACTGGACCGTCCACACCGACCACCTCTCCGTGGACGAGGCAGCCCACGAGGTGGTGCGGGGCTACGACCTGGCCCGCCGGCGCTTCCCCCAGCCCGCCGACGCCGATGCTGACCTGGCTGCCATCGTGCACACCTCCGCCGGCCCCTACGCTATTTACGCCGGATGGAACCTCATCCCCACCCTGGGACAGAGGCTCCAGCGCATCGGCCTCGCCTCCACCGCCTACCTGGTGAGCGACCGGGCGGTCTTTTATACCTGGGGGCGCAAGGTGCAAACCGCCCTGGAGGAGGCCGACATCCCGACCCACATCTTCACCTTTCCGCCGGGCGAGGCGTCCAAGACCCTGGACACCGTGCGCCTGGCGTATGGGTGGCTGGCATCTTTGAAGGCCCAGCGGGGCCACCTCATCGTGGCCGTGGGCGGGGGTGTGGTGGGCGACCTGGCAGGCTTCGTCGCCGCCACCTACAATCGGGGCATGCCCTTCATCCAGGTGCCCACCACCCTCCTGGCAATGGTGGACGCCGCCATCGGTGGCAAGACAGGTGTGGACCTGCCTGAGGGGAAGAATTTGGTGGGGGCCTTTCACCAACCCCGCATGGTGCTGGCCGACGCGGCAACCTTGAGCACCCTTCCCCCCCGCGCCCTGCGAGAGGGATGGGCCGAGACCATCAAGCATGGGCTCATTCTGGATGCCCACCTCTTCCGCACTTGTGAGGAGCAGGCCGAGGCCCTCCTGGGCCTGGACAGGCAGGTAACAGTGCCCGTGCTCCGCAGGTCCATGGCCATCAAGGCCGCGGTGGTCTCCCAGGATGAGAAAGAGACCAAAGGCCTGCGTATCCTCCTCAACTATGGGCACACCGTCGGCCACGCCCTAGAGCAGGCGACGGGCTACACGGATTACCTGCACGGGGAGGCAGTGGCCATCGGCATGATGGCCGAGGGACGCATCAGCCAGCGGATGGGCCTTCTGTCCGCCGAGGGGTTGGAGCGCCAGCGGCGCGTGCTGGAGCGCTTCGGCCTCCCGACGGCCTGCCCGGGGGTAGACCCCCAGGCCCTCAAGGCCGCCATGGCTGTGGACAAGAAGCGGGCGGGAAAGGGCCTGCGGTGGGTGCTCCTGGCCGACATCGGACGGGCGGTGGTGCGGGCCGACGTGCCCGACGCCCTGGTGGACGAGGCTTTGCGGGAGATTACAGGGCGCTAGGAGCGGCTGGCCGTCAACTGGCGCACCGTCTCGGCTAGAGTGCTCACCTGCTTCTCCAGGTTCTCCACCCGCACCGTCAGGCGCGCCACATCCGTAAGGGTGGCCATCTGACGCATGAGGATATCCATCTTCCCATCAATGGCCGAGACCGCCTTGGCCAAGTCCAGAATTTCCTTGTGCATAGCGTCAAAGCGGGCGTCCACCCGGGCGAAGCGTTCGTTCATCTCCCGCGTCAGGGCCTCAAAGCGGGCGTCCACCTGGGCGAAGCGCTGGTCCACCTGGGCGAACCGCTGCTCTATCTGAACGAAGCGCTGGTCTAACTGGCCAAAGCGTTGCTCCATCTGGCCGAACCGCTGCTCCACCTGGGCGAAGCGCTCCTCCAAGACCTTCTCCAGGCGGTCCAGGCGCTCGCCCAACAGGCGCACCTCGGCCTGCAGGGCCTTGAACTCGGGGATTAGCAGGTCGCGCACGACCTGCCGAAAGCCCTCCACGATGTCCCGTGCCGTGCTCATCGCCTTTCCCAGTATACTACGGGTTCAGGCCCCCGTGCCCTGCGCCGCCGCCCAGACACGGGCCACATCCCCCTCCGACACCCCTCGGCGGCGCAGTTCCGCCAGCAGATCCTCCACATAGGGCAGAATAACCGTATCCCCCACCACATTCTCGGAGCACGGCTCCACCCGGTCGGGACGGCACTCGTGGGAGATCACCCACCCCCACAGGGACGACTCCACACACAGGAAAACGGGACGCTCCACATGCATGTGCACCCGCATGCTGCCCCCTCCAGGGTATTATCCCACTCCGCAGAGGCAGACGGCCAGCCGTGTGGAAGCCCATCCCACAAAAAAGAGGTTCGTGGGGTGTTGCCCCCCGCCCTTTACAGCACTGCAACGAGCCCCTATCATGAGGGTAGCCACCCCCCGGAAAGGACAGGGCAGCCGTGAGCGCGCCAGGCCAGGGCACTCCCACTCCCCCTACCCCTCCCAGTATGTCTGACTGGCTCAGCCACACGGAGGGGTGGCGCACTCTGCGTCGGGGTGAAATCGTAGAGGGTCTGGTGATGCGGGTGGACTCCGACGGCCTGCTGGTCAGCGTGGGGGGGAAATCGGAGGGGTTTGTCCCCCTGCGGGAGATGCGCACCCTGGCCGACAAGAGCGTGAAAGTGGGTGATACCATCCTCGCCACCGTGCTCCGCCCCGAGGACGCGGAGGGCCCCGCTCTCCTTTCCGTAGACCGCGCCCACGGCGAAAAGGGGTGGCGTCTGTTGGAAGCGGCCCTGGCCGAAGGCAAAAGGATCACAGCACGCTGCACGGGCTATAATAAAGGTGGGCTTGTGGTGGAGGTGGAGGGCGTTCAGGGCTTTGTCCCCCTCTCCCAGGTGGCCCCCAACCCCAAACCTCCCCAAGGGGAGAGCGATCTGGCCCAACGGGTGGGCAAAACCCTCCACCTCAAAGTGCTGGAGGTGGAGCGCAAACGGGGACGGGCCATCCTCTCCGAGCGGGCCGTCTGGCAGGAGGAGCGGGAGGCCCAAAAGGCACGCCTGCTCCAGGAGCTGCAGGAGGGCCAAGTGCGCAAAGGGCGTGTGTCCAGCCTGTCCCCCTTTGGGGCCTTCGTGGATTTGGGGGGGGCCGATGGCCTTATCCACCTCTCCGAACTCTCCTGGACGCGGGTGACCCGCCCCGAGGAGGTGCTGCAGGTGGGGCAGGAGGTAGAGGTGTATGTGCTGAAGGTGGACCGGGAGAACCGGCGCATCAGCCTCTCCTTGCGCCGTCTGCTCCCCCAGCCCTGGGAGACCGTCGCCGCCCGTTATCAGGTGGGCCAACTGGTGCCCGCCACCATCACCCGCCTCACCGAGTTTGGTGCCTTCGCCCGTCTCGAGGATGGCATAGAGGGGTTGATTCACATCTCCGAACTGTCCGACCGCCCCCTCACCGACCCCCGCCAGGCCGTGCGCGAGGGGGACAGTGTCACGGTCAAAGTCCTCCGCATTGAACCGGAGCGGAAGCGCATCGCCCTAAGCCTGCGCCAGGCCCAGGCGGAACTGGCCTTGTAACCCAGAGCCTCGGCAAGGACGGTGAGCCATGACGAGCAGATTTGAAAAGTTCTCAGAAAGAGCCCGCAGGGTCTTATCCCTGGCCCAAGAGGAGGCCGTCCGCTTCAACCATAACTACATCGGCACCGAGCACCTCCTCCTGGGCCTGGTACGAGAGACGGAAGGGGTTGCAGCACGCGTCCTGGCCAACCTGGGTGTAGACCTCAACAAGGTCCGTTCCGCCGTCGAGTTCATCATCGGGCGGGGCGAGCGCCCCGTCTCCCAGGAGAGCATCGGCCTGACCCCTCGTGCCAAAAAGGTGATTGAGCTGGCCGTGGACGAGGCCCGTCGCCTGGGCCACCACTACATCGGCACCGAGCACCTCCTCATCGGCCTTTTGCGGGAGGGGGAGGGCGTGGCCGCCGGGGTGCTGGAAAGCCTGGGGGTGAGCCTGGACCGGGTGCGGGCCGAAACCCAGCGCATCCTCTCCCAGACCACCGGCCAGGCCCGGGAGGGGCGCGCCACCGCCCGCACCCCCACCCTGGACCAACTGGGGGTGGACCTCACCGCTCTGGCACGCCAGGGTAAACTGGACCCCGTCTGGGGACGCCATCGGGAAATCCAGCGGGTCATCCAAATCCTCTCCCGCCGCACCAAGAACAACCCCGTCCTCATCGGCGAGCCCGGCGTGGGCAAAACGGCCATCGTGGAGGCCCTGGCCCAGCGCATCGTGGCCGGCGAGGTGCCCGAAACCCTGCAGGGCAAACGCCTGGTTACCCTGGATATGGGAGCCCTGGTGGCCGGCACCAAATACCGGGGCGAGTTTGAGGAGCGCCTCAAGAAAGTCATTGAGGAAATCCGCACCGCCGGCAACATCATCCTGTTCATCGACGAGATGCACACCCTGGTAGGGGCGGGCGCCGCCGAAGGGGCTGTGGACGCCGCCAACATCCTCAAACCCTCCCTCTCCCGGGGGGAGTTGCAAGTGGTGGGTGCCACCACCCTGGATGACTACCGCAAATACGTGGAGCGGGACCCGGCTTTGGAACGGCGCTTCCAGCCCGTTTTGGTGGAGGAGCCGACCGTGGAGGACACGGTGGAAATCCTCCGCTACATCAAGGGGCGCTACGAGGAGCACCACCGCCTCACCATCTCCGACGAGGCGTTGGTCGCCGCCGCGCGCCTGGCCGCCCGCTTCATCCCCGACCGCTTCCTCCCCGATAAGGCCATTGACCTGGTGGACGAGGCCGCCTCCCGCGTGCGCATCCAGCGGGCCACCACCCCCCTCTCAGTCAAAGAGGTGCAGAAACTCCTGGAGAATGTGCGCCGGGAGAAAGAGGAGGCCATCGCCAACCAACAGTATGAATACGCCGCCGAACTGCGCCAACGGGAACTCAACCTCATGCGCAAGGTGGAGGAGGCGGAGCGCCAGTGGCAGACCGAGCAGGAGAAGGAGAAGCCCGTCGTTACCGCCGACGACATCGCCGAGGTGGTCTCCATGTGGACGGGCATCCCCCTCTCCCGCCTCAAGCAGGAAGAGACAGAGCGCCTCCTGAAGATGGAGGAGCACCTCCACAAACGCATCATCGGGCAAGACGAGGCCATCACCGTGGTCTCCAAGGCCGTCCGCCGCGCCCGCGCCGGCCTGAAGGACCCCCGTCGCCCCGTGGGTGTCTTCATCTTCCTGGGGCCCACCGGCGTGGGCAAGACCGAACTGGCCCGCGCCCTGGCCGAGTTCATGTTCGGCTCCGACGACGCTATGGTGCGCCTGGATATGTCCGAGTTTATGGAGCGCCACACCGTCGCCCGCCTAGTGGGCGCACCCCCGGGCTATGTGGGCTACGAGGAGGGGGGCCAACTCACCGAGACCATCCGCCGTAAGCCCCACTCGGTCATCCTGCTGGACGAGATAGAAAAGGCCCACCCCGATGTGTTCAACATCCTCCTGCAAATCTTCGACGACGGCCACCTCACCGACGCCAAAGGACGTAAGGTGGACTTCCGCAACACCATCATCATCATGACCAGCAACCTGGGCTCCGACCTGATTCGCAGGGAGTCGGCCCTGGGTTTCCAGGTGAAAAAGGAGGAGGCCCGCACCTTCCAGGAAGCCTACGAGCGGATGAAGGAAAAGGTTACCACCGAGGTGAAACGCTTCTTCCGCCCCGAGTTCCTCAACCGCATTGATGCCATCGTGGTGTTCCACGCCCTCACTCGGGAGCACATCCTGCAGATCGTGGACCTTATGCTCTCCCAAGTGCACAAGCAACTGGCCGAGAAGGACATCAAACTGGAGATTACCCCTGCGGCGCGGGAGTGGCTGGGCCAGAAGGGCTACGACCCCAACTTCGGCGCACGCCCCCTGCGTCGGGTCATCCAAACCCATGTGGAAGACCGCCTCTCCGAGGAACTCCTGGCCGGCAAGTTCAAGCCCGGCGACACCGTCATCATAGACGTGGAGAACGACCAGATCGTTACCCGCTGTCGGGAGACCGCCTCCGCCCGCAGCTAGTGGCCCCTCGGCCCCCTCCCCAGACATCATGAGTGGGATGGGGCCTCCCTTTGGGCGCCTCCCCTGGGGGGCTGGAGCATTTCCCCCACCCTCCCATAGACACTCCGGCGCGACCCTGCGCGCGTGGCAACCCCGTGCAGGGGTGGGGCTACTCTGCCTTTTCTATTGCCTGCGTGCTGCGTGGCCACATCCCAAACCATGCCCCCCCGGACAACAGCGGCGGGGCGGACACACCGCCCCCCTACTCCCACCCCCTGCTATACTAGGTGTGCCACTACACGCGCGAGGGGTGCACCGTGCGCTTCGGCGTCAGCCTCTTGGCCGTAGCCCAACAACCCAAAGGCACCGACCCCTCCCGCCAGGTGGAGGAGGTCCTCACCTGGGCGCGGGCCGCCCGGGACCTGGGCTTTGACTACCTGACGATGGGCCAACACTACCTCACCAGCCCCTACCAGATGTTCCAGCCCATCCCCCTGCTGGCCCGCCTTATCCCCGAAACGGGGCAGATGCGCCTGGTAACTACCCTGATTATCCCCCTCCACAACCCCGTGGACTTGGCCGAGAGCTTGGCCACGCTGGATGTGCTCTCCGGGGGGCGCATCGGCATCAGTTGCGCCCTGGGCTACCGGGACGAGGAATACCGCGCCTTCGGCGTGGACCCCAAGCGCCGTGTCTCCCGCATGACCGAGTGTGTGCAGTGCTTGGTGCGCCTGTGGACGGAGGAGGAGGTTACCTTTCACGGACAGCACTTCACCCTGGAGCGGGCCACGGTGGTGCTCCGCCCCCTCCAGAAGCCCCACCCGCCCCTGTGGATTGCTGCGAACAGCGACAGCGCCATCATCCGCGCGGCGCGAATGGGCCTCCCCTGGAACATCAACCCCCACGCCACCTTGGCCACCATTCAACGCCAGGTCGCCCTCTATCGTCAGGCTGCCCAAGAGGCGGGGAAAGACCCCACCATCCCTCTCCCGATGGGGCGGGAGCTCTACTGCGCCCCCACCGCCCAACAGGCCTGGGAGGAGGTGGGGCCCTACATTTACGGCAAATACCAGGCCTACGCCCAGTGGGGACAGGACAAGGCCCTTCCCGGCCAGGAGACCTTCCGCACGCGCCTGGACGCCCTGGCCCAGGACCGCTTCATAATCGGCTCCCCCGACGACTGCTCCCGTGTCCTGGAGCGCTATGCGGAACTGGGCATCGGCTCCGCCCATTTCCGCATGCACTGGCCGGGGATGCCCTTGTCCCAAGCCCTGCGGGGGATGGAGTTGTTCGCCCGGCGGGTGATGCCCCGCTTCCGCTAGGGTGTCGCGCCCCTTGGGGCGCACCCTGTGCGCGCAGGTGCGAACACACGGGGCGCAGGCTGGGCACCATCCTCAGCCACCTTCTCGCTCTGGGGGGTCCCCCCCTGCCCCTTGACGATGCCCTGCCACAACCCTATAGTGCAATTGCACATCGTTGCACGAGGCGGAGATGGGTGGACACAGCGCGGCCCTGGAGACCCTCAAGGGGACAGGACGCCGCCTCACCCCCCAACGCCTAATGGTGCTGGAGGCTATCGCCGAGGCGGGGGGGCATGTGGGTGCGGAGGAGGTGCTGTCCCGGGTGCAGAAGGTTTACCCCTATATCGACATCGCCACCATCTACCGCACACTCAACCTCCTGAAGGGTTTGGGGCTGGTGATGGAGATCGCCACTCCCCAGGGAACACGCTACGAACTGGTGCGGGAGGGCCAACGCCACCACCATATGGTCTGCCGCGCCTGCGGGAGCACATGGGATATGTCTACCCGTTTCCTGGCTGCCCTTCAGGAAGAGGTTCGGAGGGAATACGGCTTCCAGGCCGATATGGCCCACTTTACCCTGCAGGGCCTCTGCCAAGAATGCCTGGCTCATAGCGCCTCCCCCGCCTCCCCAAGGAGAGCCGATGCCTGAACAGAGCCTGCTTCTACTGGCCCTGGGGACGCTCCTTTTGGGCCTGCGCCACGGCGTCGACTGGGACCACATCGCTGCCATCGCCGACCTCACGGGTGCCCAGCCTACGCGCCTGCGGGGTTTTATCATCGGGACGCTGTATGCGTTGGGGCATGCCTTTGTGGTGGTGGTACTGGGCCTGTTGGCCTTGTGGTTCGGCACCCTTCTCCCGGAGTGGGTGGACGCCTACCTGGAGCGGGTGGTGGGGGCGACCCTGGTGGTGTTGGGGGCGTGGATCTTCTGGACGCTCTGGCAAAGCCCCCAAGAGTTTCGCCTGCGCAGTCGGTGGATGCTCCTTTTGGCGGGGGCACGGGCGCTCTACCGGCGCCTCACAACCCTCCTGCGGCGTCAACCTGCCGTTGTCCCCGTGGGCGGGGGCCAGCCCATAGATACCCCCGGCCCCCTGATGGCCTGGAACATCGGCATGATTCACGGTATCGGGGCCGAAACAGGGAGCCAGGCCCTTCTGCTGGCCTCGGTGGCCGGGGTCAGCGCCGCTGGAGCCGGCAGTGTGCTCCTGTTCACCTTCACCCTGGGACTAGTGATCTCCAACTCTCTCATTACCCTGGCGACCACGATGGGCTTCCTGGGTGCCCAGGGACGGCGCTGGCTCTACATCGCCCTGGGGGTGGTGGCGGGGGTGTTCAGCCTGGTGCTGGGCATCCTCTTCCTGGCTGGGTGGGGCACCCTGCTCCCGGCTCTGCTCGGGTAGCGGGTGAAAGCCCGCAGTATCCTTCGGGCGCGGGGTTATCCCCTGGGCTTCAGGCGGTCGGCGCTGTCTATCAGGATGCTGACGGGGCCGTCGTTGTGCACCTCCACCAGCATCCGCTCCTGAAAGCGCCCTGTGGCCACCGCAAGCCCGCTCTGGCGGAACAAGGCCACCGCCTGCTCGTAGAGGGGTTGCGCCTCGGCGGGGGGCGCTGCCTGGGTGAAACTAGGGCGTCGCCCCTTGCGGGTGTCGGCATAAAGGGTGAACTGGCTGATGACCAAGATGCCGCCCCCCACCTCCTGCACCGAGTGGTGGAAACGCCCCTCGGCATCCGGGAACACCCGCAGGGTAAGCACCTTGTCCACCAGGTAGCGGGCGTCCTCCAAAGTGTCGCCCTGGCCAATCCCCAGGAACACCACCAGGCCCGGCCCAATGGCCCCCACCGTCTCCCCGCCGACGGAGACGCAGGCGCGCTGGACGCGTTGGACAAGGGCACGCACAGGCAGTTAGGTTTTGGCGGCGGAGGGGGCCGTGTCGGCCTTGCTGGCCTCGGCCGTGCCCGAGGCCCCGTTGCTCGGTTTGGACGACTCTTCCGACGAAGAGAGAGTGGGGTTCTTCCGGGCGTAGTCGGTTACATACCACCCACTGCCCCGGAAGATGATGGGTACGGGGCTGATGCGCCGCCGGGCACGGCCATTGCAGACAGGGCAGGTGGCTATAGGCTCGGCGTCAAAACTCTGGCGCAGCTCAAAGTGATGGGAACAGGCGCGGCTCTCGCAGACATACTCGTAGATCGGCACCGTTCCCCTCCCTCCCGAAGCAGGTGGTTTTCGTAACACCACATAGAAATTCTAGCAATCGCTTGGGGCGAGTGTCAACGGCTTGGGGAGGGGGCGACAGGACGCCCGAAGGCTACCCTGCTAGGGCATCGTTGTGCGCCGCTCTCGGAATAGGCGCACTGTCGCCTCGGTGGGGGGGTAGTATGTGCCTGGGGGCACATTCTCCTTCTGAATCAGCCCCTTGATCCACTCCTCCACCTGCTTGTGCTCCTCGCACCAGGCCACCACCTCTTCGGCTAGGTGGGCCGGGCAGACCACCACCCCGTCGTCGTCGGCCACGATTACATCCCCTGGGCGCACCAGCACCCCCCCGCATTGGATATCCACCCCCGCCTGGTAGGGGTCGCCATAGGGGAGGCCGATGCCGGGCGTCCGCCGGCGGGCGAAGATGCCGAAGCCATAGGCCCCCACCCCCTCCAGGTCGCGGATGGCCCCGTCGGTTACCAGGCCCTCGGCCCGGCGCATCTTTAGGTAGAGGAACTTCACATCGCCCCCCACGGCGCAATAGGGCATGCCCATTGCGTCAATCACCAACACATCCCCCGGCCCGCAGGCCTGCATGGCCTGATATTCGGGGGAGTCCGGGCCGCGCCGCACCTCCTGCGCAAGGTCAGGACGCCACGGCAAGAAGCGCAGAGTGCGGGCACGCCCCACCATTCGCCGGCCCGGCGTCAGGGAGTAGACCTCCTCCATGAGCACCCGCTGGTAGCCCCGCTCCCAAAGGGCGGTGAACACCGTCGCAGTGCTGACCTTGCGGAAGCGCTCCAGGATACTCTCGGGCACCTCTCGCTGCGCCATCCCTCGGCTCCTTTCCACAGGGCAAGCTCGGGGCTGCCCCGTGCCCGCTTTAGTCCTGGATACGGATGACTGACAGGGGCTCCTGGCCGTTGAGCATGCGCCGCAGGTTCTGGGTGAGGAAGGCCAGGGTGCGCTCCCACACCTCAACGCTGGGGCCGGCCCGATGGGGGGTAATGACCACATTGTCCAGGTCCAGCAGGGGGTTATCGGGCGGGGTAGGCTCCTGAGCCAGCACATCCAAACCCGCCCCCGCTATGCGCCGTTGACGCAACGCCTGCAGGAGGGCGTGCTCGTCGGCCACCTCCCCGCGGCTGGTATTGATCAGGATGGCGGTGGGCTTCATCAGGGAGAGGAAGGAAGCGTTGATCATCCCCCGGGTGCGCCGGTTCAGGGGCACATGGACGGTCACAATGTCCGACTGGCGCAGGAGGTCCTCCAGAGGCACCCGCCGCACCCGCAGGTCCCGCTCCACCTCGGGCGGGGCGGGAACGATGTCGTGGTACAGCACGGTTACATCCCACCCCCGCAGGCGGCGGGCCACCTCCCGCCCGATGGCCCCAAACCCCACGATGCCGATGGTCTTCCCTGTCAGTTCCCGGTTGTCCAGGCCTTGCAGTTCCTGCGCCCACCGGCGGTGCTGGACGCTCTTCCAGGAGGGGATGAGGTGGCGCAGGCACGCCAGCATGAGCATGATGGTGTGGTCGGCCACCGACGGGGCGATGGACGCCGAGTTGTTGCAGATGCGGATACCCATCTCGGAGATGGTGTGCACATCCATGCGGTCAAACCCTGCCGAGAGGAGTTGGATGTACTTGAGGCGGGGCAAACGGCGCACGAAGTCTGGGGAAATCTCCGACACCCCCAGCACCAGCACCTCGGCGTCTTTGCAGAGGGCCGCCTTTTGGTCGTCGGGAAGGGTCATATCTACAATCTGCACGCCCAGGTCGGCGGGCAGGCGTTTGGCCCGCTCTGCCCAGGGATGCCCCGGGGGGACAAGGAAAACGGCTCGGCTTCCCATAGCGCATCTCCTCCTGAGGGTGTGTGCACCCCACCATTCTAGCGGAGGCGGGGGCAAGAGGAGAGGGGCCTAGCCCTCCACCTCCACGATGGCCTCAATCTCCACGGGGATGTTGAAGGGGAGGCTCCCCATGCCCACAGCGGATCGGGCGTGGCGCCCCTTGTCGCCGAACACGGCCACGAACAGGTCGGAGCACCCGTTGATGACCCGGGGGTGCTCGGTGAAGGAGGGGTCAGCGTTGACCATCCCCAACACTTTCACCACCCGCTTCACCTTGCCCAGGTCGCCGATGGCAGCCTTCAGGCTGGCCAGCAGGTTGAGGCCCACTTGGCGGGCAGCCTCGTAGGCCTGCTCCACCGTCATCTCGCGCCCCACCTTGCCCGTGATGTAGGTGCCATCGGGGCGGCGGGGGCCATGCCCAGCCAGGAACACCAGGTTCCCCGTGCGCACGGCGGTTACATAGTTGGCGGCAGGCGTGGGGGGTGGGGGCAAGGTCAGGCCCATCTCGCGCAGCTTCTGCTCGGGATGCACACGCACCTCCTTCCTGTGTGGACTGGTGTTATGATAGCAGGGGAGACGCTTCCCCACCAGGGCGAGCGCCCAGGAGGCAGGCATGGACTTCCGCTTCACCCCCGAACAGGAGGCCTTCCGCCAAGAGGTGCGCCAGTTCTTTCGCCAGGTCTTGCCGCCCGATTGGCGGGGGATAGACCCCGACTCCTACTTTGTGGAAGAGAACTGGCGTTTCATTCGCCAGCTGACGGCCAAGATGGCCCAACGGGGATGGCTGACCCTCCACTGGCCTAAGGAATACGGGGGCCAGGGGCGCTCCGTGATGGAGCAGGTCATCTACCAGGAGGAGACGGCCTATTGGCGGGTGCCCACCCGGGATGTGAGCACGGGCACTCACATCGTGGGGCCGACCCTGATGA encodes the following:
- a CDS encoding LLM class flavin-dependent oxidoreductase, yielding MRFGVSLLAVAQQPKGTDPSRQVEEVLTWARAARDLGFDYLTMGQHYLTSPYQMFQPIPLLARLIPETGQMRLVTTLIIPLHNPVDLAESLATLDVLSGGRIGISCALGYRDEEYRAFGVDPKRRVSRMTECVQCLVRLWTEEEVTFHGQHFTLERATVVLRPLQKPHPPLWIAANSDSAIIRAARMGLPWNINPHATLATIQRQVALYRQAAQEAGKDPTIPLPMGRELYCAPTAQQAWEEVGPYIYGKYQAYAQWGQDKALPGQETFRTRLDALAQDRFIIGSPDDCSRVLERYAELGIGSAHFRMHWPGMPLSQALRGMELFARRVMPRFR
- a CDS encoding transcriptional repressor; translated protein: MGGHSAALETLKGTGRRLTPQRLMVLEAIAEAGGHVGAEEVLSRVQKVYPYIDIATIYRTLNLLKGLGLVMEIATPQGTRYELVREGQRHHHMVCRACGSTWDMSTRFLAALQEEVRREYGFQADMAHFTLQGLCQECLAHSASPASPRRADA
- the dtd gene encoding D-aminoacyl-tRNA deacylase; translation: MRALVQRVQRACVSVGGETVGAIGPGLVVFLGIGQGDTLEDARYLVDKVLTLRVFPDAEGRFHHSVQEVGGGILVISQFTLYADTRKGRRPSFTQAAPPAEAQPLYEQAVALFRQSGLAVATGRFQERMLVEVHNDGPVSILIDSADRLKPRG
- a CDS encoding ribonuclease activity regulator RraA; its protein translation is MAQREVPESILERFRKVSTATVFTALWERGYQRVLMEEVYSLTPGRRMVGRARTLRFLPWRPDLAQEVRRGPDSPEYQAMQACGPGDVLVIDAMGMPYCAVGGDVKFLYLKMRRAEGLVTDGAIRDLEGVGAYGFGIFARRRTPGIGLPYGDPYQAGVDIQCGGVLVRPGDVIVADDDGVVVCPAHLAEEVVAWCEEHKQVEEWIKGLIQKENVPPGTYYPPTEATVRLFRERRTTMP
- a CDS encoding 2-hydroxyacid dehydrogenase; translation: MGSRAVFLVPPGHPWAERAKRLPADLGVQIVDMTLPDDQKAALCKDAEVLVLGVSEISPDFVRRLPRLKYIQLLSAGFDRMDVHTISEMGIRICNNSASIAPSVADHTIMLMLACLRHLIPSWKSVQHRRWAQELQGLDNRELTGKTIGIVGFGAIGREVARRLRGWDVTVLYHDIVPAPPEVERDLRVRRVPLEDLLRQSDIVTVHVPLNRRTRGMINASFLSLMKPTAILINTSRGEVADEHALLQALRQRRIAGAGLDVLAQEPTPPDNPLLDLDNVVITPHRAGPSVEVWERTLAFLTQNLRRMLNGQEPLSVIRIQD
- a CDS encoding RidA family protein, giving the protein MHPEQKLREMGLTLPPPPTPAANYVTAVRTGNLVFLAGHGPRRPDGTYITGKVGREMTVEQAYEAARQVGLNLLASLKAAIGDLGKVKRVVKVLGMVNADPSFTEHPRVINGCSDLFVAVFGDKGRHARSAVGMGSLPFNIPVEIEAIVEVEG